In one Pseudomonas sp. MM211 genomic region, the following are encoded:
- the era gene encoding GTPase Era has translation MTDTPVTRCGYVAIVGRPNVGKSTLLNHILGQKLAITSRKPQTTRHNMLGIKTEGDVQAIYVDTPGLHKNNEKALNRYMNKNASSALKDVDVVIFVVDRTRWTDEDQMVLERVQYVEGPVILAVNKTDRLDDKADLMPHLKWLAEQLPNAEIVPVSAQQGHNLDSLEKLVGDRLPEGVHFFPEDQITDRSGRFFAAELVREKIMRQLGAELPYQITVEIEEFKREGRIMHIHALILVERDGQKKIIIGDKGERIKRIGQDARKDMELMFDTKVMLNLWVKVKSGWSDDERALRSLGYDNI, from the coding sequence ATGACTGATACGCCTGTAACGCGCTGTGGCTACGTCGCCATCGTTGGCCGGCCCAACGTGGGCAAGTCGACGCTGCTCAATCACATCCTCGGGCAAAAGCTGGCGATCACGTCGCGCAAGCCGCAGACCACCCGCCATAACATGCTTGGCATCAAGACTGAAGGTGACGTACAGGCTATCTACGTCGATACACCCGGCCTGCACAAGAACAACGAGAAAGCGCTCAACCGCTACATGAACAAGAACGCTTCGTCGGCCCTCAAGGATGTCGACGTAGTGATCTTCGTGGTCGACCGTACCCGCTGGACCGATGAAGACCAGATGGTTCTCGAGCGTGTTCAGTATGTGGAGGGGCCGGTGATCCTGGCGGTCAACAAGACCGACCGCCTGGACGACAAGGCCGACCTGATGCCGCACCTGAAGTGGCTGGCAGAGCAGTTGCCGAATGCCGAGATCGTGCCGGTATCCGCGCAGCAGGGTCACAACCTGGACTCCCTGGAAAAGCTGGTGGGCGATCGTCTGCCCGAAGGCGTGCACTTCTTCCCGGAAGACCAGATCACCGATCGCTCCGGGCGCTTCTTCGCTGCCGAGCTGGTACGCGAGAAGATCATGCGTCAGCTGGGCGCCGAGCTGCCGTACCAGATCACCGTGGAAATCGAAGAGTTCAAGCGCGAAGGACGGATCATGCATATCCACGCGCTGATCTTGGTCGAGCGTGACGGGCAGAAGAAGATCATCATTGGCGATAAGGGCGAGCGCATCAAGCGCATTGGGCAGGACGCGCGCAAGGACATGGAGTTGATGTTCGACACCAAGGTCATGCTCAACCTCTGGGTCAAGGTCAAAAGCGGTTGGTCCGACGACGAGCGCGCGCTGCGTTCCCTGGGCTACGACAATATCTGA
- the rnc gene encoding ribonuclease III: MSVSLTRLERQLGHTFKDQDLMILALTHRSFAGRNNERLEFLGDAILNFVAGEALYERFPLAREGQLSRLRARLVKGETLAVLARGFDLGEYLRLGSGELKSGGFRRDSILADALEALIGAIYLDVGMDIARERVLAWLTNELDSLTLVDTNKDPKTRLQEFLQSRACELPRYEVVDIQGEPHCRTFVVECEINLLNDKTLGQGASRRIAEQVAATAALIALGVENGND; encoded by the coding sequence GTGAGTGTTTCGTTGACCCGCCTTGAGCGACAGCTCGGGCACACTTTCAAAGATCAGGATCTGATGATTCTGGCGCTGACCCACCGCAGTTTTGCCGGGCGCAATAACGAGCGCCTGGAGTTCCTCGGTGATGCCATCCTCAATTTCGTTGCCGGTGAAGCGCTCTATGAGCGCTTTCCACTTGCCCGTGAAGGCCAGCTTTCGAGGCTGCGCGCGCGCTTGGTCAAGGGGGAAACCCTGGCCGTACTGGCGCGTGGTTTCGATCTGGGTGAGTACCTGCGATTGGGCTCTGGCGAGCTGAAGAGTGGCGGATTTCGTCGTGATTCGATCCTCGCCGATGCGCTGGAAGCCCTGATCGGTGCCATCTATCTGGATGTCGGCATGGATATCGCCCGTGAGCGAGTATTGGCCTGGCTGACCAATGAATTGGACAGCCTGACTCTGGTCGATACCAACAAGGATCCCAAGACTCGCCTGCAGGAATTTCTGCAGTCACGTGCCTGCGAGCTGCCGCGTTATGAGGTGGTCGACATTCAGGGCGAGCCTCATTGCCGGACGTTCGTGGTCGAGTGTGAGATCAATCTACTCAATGATAAAACCCTGGGCCAAGGCGCCAGTCGCCGTATTGCCGAACAGGTAGCGGCGACGGCAGCGCTGATCGCTCTGGGTGTGGAGAACGGCAATGACTGA